A section of the Bombus fervidus isolate BK054 chromosome 9, iyBomFerv1, whole genome shotgun sequence genome encodes:
- the LOC139991209 gene encoding dehydrogenase/reductase SDR family member 11-like, whose product MEQCWADKVALITGANCSSGKCLAECLVGKGMKVIGIASQVDKVKALAEELKSKPGKLFPLQCDLSNQNDILHVLEWVEKNLGAIDILINNAANNIDISLQSGEMEDWKKMFDVNFLGLTWMTKEALKLMKKKGIDNGIIVNINDASWLKAPINCDRPISPAYIASKFALNFLTESLRSELAQLESNIKVISICPGLVESEMTAQWLKENPRMALKPKDVSDCVLFALQSPDSVLIKEIVVSPIREAM is encoded by the exons ATGGAACAATGTTGGGCTGACAAAGTTGCTTTGATTACTGGAGCCAACTGTAGCAGTGGCAAATGCCTAGCAGAATGTCTGGTTGGCAAAGGAATGAAAGTTATTGGCATTGCCTCACAGGTTGACAAAGTAAAG GCACTTGCTGAGGAACTAAAGTCGAAGCCTGGAAAACTGTTTCCTCTACAGTGTGACCTTTCCAATCAGAATGATATCCTGCATGTTTTGGAATGGGTTGAAAAGAATTTAGGAGCCATAGACATCCTCATAAATAACGCTGCTAATAACATAGATATTTCACTACAGTCTGGTGAAATGGAAGACTGGAAGAAAATGTTTGATGTTAATTTCCTTGGATTGACTTGGATGACCAAGGAAGCTCTGAAGCTAATGAAGAAGAAAG GAATTGACAATGGTATTATTGTAAACATCAATGATGCTTCTTGGCTGAAAGCACCAATTAATTGTGATCGTCCAATATCCCCAGCTTATATAGCCAGCAAATTTGCTTTGAATTTCTTGACAGAAAGCCTTAGATCTGAATTAGCACAACTTGAATCTAACATCAAAGTCATT tcaaTTTGTCCTGGTTTGGTGGAGAGTGAGATGACTGCACAATGGTTAAAGGAAAATCCTCGTATGGCTTTGAAACCCAAAGATGTGTCTGATTGTGTTCTCTTCGCGTTACAATCTCCTGACTCAGTACTCATCAAAGAAATAGTTGTCTCACCAATCCGTGAAGCgatgtaa
- the Sf2 gene encoding splicing factor 2: MSHGGRNECRIYVGNLPPDIRTKDIQDLFYKFGKVIFVDLKNRRGPPFAFVEFDDPRDAEDAVHARDGYDYDGYRLRVEFPRGGGPSNNFRGGRGAGDSGRGGRGEMSNSRGRGPPARRSQYRVLVTGLPPSGSWQDLKDHMREAGDVCFADVYKDGTGVVEFLRYEDMKYAVKKLDDSRFRSHEGEVAYIRVKEDHNSGDRGRSEDRERGRSHSRSYSPRRRGSPTYSPLRRNYSRSRSRSRSRSYD; this comes from the exons ATGTCCCACGGTGGTAGAAATGAATGTAGAATTTACGTGGGCAATTTACCCCCTGATATAAGAACGAAAGACATTCAAGATCTTTTCTACAAGTTCGGTAAAGTTATTTTcgttgatttaaaaaatcgcAGAGGACCACCGTTCGCTTTCGTTGAATTCGATGATCCAAG AGATGCTGAAGATGCAGTACATGCAAGAGATGGATATGATTATGATGGTTATAGACTACGTGTTGAGTTTCCAAGAGGTGGTGGCCCCAGTAATAATTTTCGTGGTGGTCGTGGAGCAGGAGACAGTGGAAGAGGTGGTCGAGGTGAAATGAGTAACTCTCGAGGACGTGGTCCACCTGCTAGGAGGTCTCAATACAGGGTCCTTGTTACTGGTTTACCTCCTTCTGGTAGTTGGCAAGATTTAAAGGATCATATGCGTGAAGCTGGTGATGTGTGCTTTGCTGATGTTTATAAAGATGGTACTGGAGTTGTTGAATTCTTACGGTATGAAGATATGAAGTATGCTGTGAAGAAGTTAGATGATTCAAGATTTAGGTCTCATGAG gGCGAAGTAGCTTATATTCGAGTGAAAGAAGATCATAACAGTGGCGATAGAGGACGTAGTGAAGATAGGGAGAGAGGTCGGAGTCATTCACGAAGCTATAGCCCACGGCGTCGTGGTTCACCTACCTATTCACCATTGCGACGTAATTACTCGCGATCAAGATCTCGTTCCAGATCTCGTTCATACGACTAG
- the Dzip1 gene encoding DAZ interacting zinc finger protein 1 isoform X1 yields the protein MNRHQQLVNTVMAFSFRIGTKWCHDFPKLAKESGFYFNMHRSRTRIDWNRISNIDIDRIIRERDFHSIDDNINNVIDYCLESEYDVKILDPNFVKLFCLAQLAVEYLLYCKQYLDHSVIILKDELRSKIEENVKLKKEITALEEVVKHMKEKVKEKSKLIETKIGDTNGEIYKCPHCPKSFISPMFVSAHIIRRHAYASELYMSASPIHEHYRSETEKLHNEIKNLKERLNETEKVIRNESERIPEKKILSYNRRQAESENENFRYNSNKSKEHSEYKEYQEEIKNLKTMLFDEIHNLRQKEKVMHEHTSETNVQTLINQQEKEFQKLKNQLLDKLTPDIESMHAKLQSQENYWKSKIEHLENRHQKDVERLITELKLTQSAADDMKAKYEAKVNDFERQTANQLDILLKQSKQLQSLSQEINVSQLNEKNKDFENNSLKRRSPPIILDKLNEILKASDKTNSKQNGTNTKTEQIAVGNSAIDTTISSSLSSKVLPLTVENTHLKKVSNSRNKSTMHENKRNVKQKDIKNTNNTIFDPVKTIEKDLEYYSSSNISDTEIPMPEKGNDYEHTKYNHVIIKSDEPGTSNLQDIFNKSVSNEFLSDIKNTKISESLEDNVSFASNSESFVSDSSTESVTAIHNNSPFHEHKTHLPKKMTGHSSFYKRLQTSLMETFEQKLRDLGVDPEWQGIPKATFKQKIDILKHHHKLTAKKTPKYHQIKLRIIEEVLNKISKKKKVTKNVKQIKNSPLHKPIITVKSMVAKDLNHQHDSGQATTSNKFHSIPEDKDFARNILENESMPAKATKTANYQSIEKLLQFSPNSKSSENIQHTTNSQEISIRRDSFNKMKSLFTLETLKIIPNDKDLANNKSIENSSIDNSNMQQDLQSIFISPKHNKSVLKSTTGSASSLTKKKVIFDLTNNESIKSSSDDVTDKEELNESNWNSSSMFDKQKHLSQSEDYKGSSNIVLRTAQSDKIAEISKKLEAQLNMVRQKPVGSIETIFSSTYMQNKENQIKSNEQINSASINSLLVNPFQASVTNPKETNDSLPQPAPRNLRDEMPNTLHAESISEISDLDSDIDQILKLE from the exons ATGAATAGGCATCAACAGCTTGTAAATACAGTAATGGCATTTTCATTTCGTATTGGCACCAAATGGTGTCATGATTTTCCAAAATTAGCAAAAGAATCtggattttatttcaatatgcaTAGATCCAGAACACGCATAGATTGGAATCGTATAA GTAACATAGATATAGATCGAATTATAAGAGAAAGAGATTTCCATTCCATTgatgataatataaataatgtaatagatTATTGTTTAGAAAGTGAATACGATGTTAAAATCTTAGATCCCAACTTTGTAAAACTCTTTTGTCTTGCACAGTTAGcagttgaatatttattatattgtaaacaATATTTAGATCATAGTGTAATTATACTAAAAGATGAACTAAGatcaaaaattgaagaaaatgttaaattgaaaaaagagatAACTGCTTTAGAAGAAGTAGTGAAACATATGAAAGAGAAAGTAAaggaaaaaagtaaattaatagAAACTAAAATTGGAGATACTAATGGTGAAATttacaaa tgTCCACATTGTCCAAAATCTTTTATATCTCCTATGTTTGTAAGTGCACATATTATACGTCGTCATGCTTATGCATCAGAGTTATACATGTCTGCTTCTCCCATACATGAGCACTATCGCAGTGAAACTGAGAAGTTGcataatgaaataaagaatttaaaagaaagattaaatgaaacagaaaaggTGATAAGAAACGAGTCTGAAAGGATTccagagaaaaaaatattaagttataatagAAGACAAGCTGAgagtgaaaatgaaaattttagatACAATAGTAACAAATCTAAAGAACATTCAGAGTATAAAGAATatcaagaagaaataaaaaatttgaagacCATGCTTTTTGATgaaatacat AATTTAAGGCAAAAGGAAAAAGTCATGCATGAACACACATCTGAAACAAACGTCCAAACATTAATAAATCAGCaagagaaagaatttcaaaagcTAAAGAATCAATTACTTGACAAG CTTACTCCAGACATAGAGAGTATGCATGCAAAATTACAATCTCAggaaaattattggaaatcaAAAATAGAACATTTGGAGAATCGGCATCAAAAAGATGTTGAGAGGCTTATcacagaattaaaattaacacaAAGTGCAGCTGATGATATGAAAGCCAAGTATGAAGCAAAAGTTAACGATTTTGAACGTCAAACTGCGAATCAGTTGGATATCTTATTGAAACAAAGCAAACAGTTACAATCTCTATCACAGGAAATAAATGTTTCAcaattgaatgaaaaaaataaagatttcgAAAATAATTCACTGAAAAGACGTAGTCCACCTATAATATTAGACAaacttaatgaaattttaaaagcaTCAGATAAAACTAATTCAAAACAGAATGGCACAAATACAAAAACTGAGCAAATTGCTGTTGGAAATAGTGCGATAGACACTACAATAAGTTCAAGTTTATCAAGTAAAGTGCTTCCATTAACAGTAGAAAATACTCATTTAAAGAAAGTTTCGAATTCCAGAAACAAATCCACTAtgcatgaaaataaaagaaatgttaagcaaaaagatataaaaaatacaaataatacaatatttgaTCCTGTGAAAACTATTGAAAAGGATTTAGAGTATTACAGTTCAAGTAATATTTCAGACACAGAAATTCCAATGCCTGAAAAAGGAAATGATTATGAACACACAAAATATAATCacgtaattataaaaagtGACGAACCTGGCACAAGTAACCTGcaggatatttttaataaaagcgTATCCAACGAGTTTTTATCTGacattaaaaatacgaaaatatcaGAATCCTTAGAGGACAATGTATCATTTGCATCAAATTCAGAATCATTTGTTTCTGACTCAAGCACAGAAAGTGTTACTGCAATTCACAATAACTCCCCATTTCATGAACATAAAACACATTTACCTAAAAAAATGACAGGACATAgttcattttataaaagattaCAAACTAGTTTAATGGAAACTTTTGAACAGAAATTAAGAGATTTAGGAGTAGATCCAGAATGGCAAGGAATACCAAAAGCAACATTCAAACagaaaatagatattttaaagCATCATCACAAATTAACTGCAAAA AAGACTCCAAAATATCATCAGATTAAATTAAGGATAATTGAAGAAgttcttaataaaatatctaagaagaaaaaggttactaaaaatgtgaaacaaattaaaaactcACCTCTACATAAACCAATAATCACTGTCAAATCAATGGTTGCGAAAGACCTTAATCATCAACATGATTctg gCCAAGCAACAAcatcaaataaatttcattctataCCAGAAGATAAGGATTTTGCTAGAAATATACTCGAAAATGAATCAATGCCTGCAAAAGCTACAAAAACTGCAAATTACCAaagtatagaaaaattattacaattttctcCCAATTCAAAATCTTCGGAAAATATACAACATACAACAAATTCTCAAGAGATTTCAATAAGAAGAGATTCTTTCAACAAAATGAAATCTTTATTTACTCTTGAAACTCTTAAGATAATACCAAATGATAAAGATTTAGCTAATAACAAATCTATTGAAAACAGTAGTATAGATAATTCAAATATGCAACAGGATTtacaaagtatttttatatctccAAAACATAATAAAAGTGTTTTAAAATCTACAACTGGTTCAGCAAGTAgtttgacaaaaaaaaaagttatttttgatttaactaataatgaaagtataaaatcaTCTTCCGATGATGTTACGGACAAAGAAGAGTTAAATGAGAGTAATTGGAATTCTTCGAG TATGTTTGACAAGCAAAAACATTTGTCTCAATCAGAAGATTATAAAGGTTCaagtaatattgtattaagGACTGCACAAAGTGATAAAATTGcggaaatatcaaaaaagcTTGAAGCACAG CTAAATATGGTAAGACAGAAGCCTGTAGGATCgattgaaacaatattttcttcaacaTACATGCAAAATAAAGAGAATCAAATTAAGAGCAACGAACAAATAAATTCTGCTAGTATAAATTCTCTTTTAGTAAATCCATTTCAAGCATCTGTAACAAATCCTAAAGAAACGAATGATTCGCTACCACAACCAGCACCGCGTAATTTAAGAGATGAAATGCCTAATACCTTACATGCAGAATCTATATCAGAAATATCAGATTTAGATTCTGATATAgatcaaattttaaaattagaataa
- the Dzip1 gene encoding DAZ interacting zinc finger protein 1 isoform X2, which produces MNRHQQLVNTVMAFSFRIGTKWCHDFPKLAKESGFYFNMHRSRTRIDWNRISNIDIDRIIRERDFHSIDDNINNVIDYCLESEYDVKILDPNFVKLFCLAQLAVEYLLYCKQYLDHSVIILKDELRSKIEENVKLKKEITALEEVVKHMKEKCPHCPKSFISPMFVSAHIIRRHAYASELYMSASPIHEHYRSETEKLHNEIKNLKERLNETEKVIRNESERIPEKKILSYNRRQAESENENFRYNSNKSKEHSEYKEYQEEIKNLKTMLFDEIHNLRQKEKVMHEHTSETNVQTLINQQEKEFQKLKNQLLDKLTPDIESMHAKLQSQENYWKSKIEHLENRHQKDVERLITELKLTQSAADDMKAKYEAKVNDFERQTANQLDILLKQSKQLQSLSQEINVSQLNEKNKDFENNSLKRRSPPIILDKLNEILKASDKTNSKQNGTNTKTEQIAVGNSAIDTTISSSLSSKVLPLTVENTHLKKVSNSRNKSTMHENKRNVKQKDIKNTNNTIFDPVKTIEKDLEYYSSSNISDTEIPMPEKGNDYEHTKYNHVIIKSDEPGTSNLQDIFNKSVSNEFLSDIKNTKISESLEDNVSFASNSESFVSDSSTESVTAIHNNSPFHEHKTHLPKKMTGHSSFYKRLQTSLMETFEQKLRDLGVDPEWQGIPKATFKQKIDILKHHHKLTAKKTPKYHQIKLRIIEEVLNKISKKKKVTKNVKQIKNSPLHKPIITVKSMVAKDLNHQHDSGQATTSNKFHSIPEDKDFARNILENESMPAKATKTANYQSIEKLLQFSPNSKSSENIQHTTNSQEISIRRDSFNKMKSLFTLETLKIIPNDKDLANNKSIENSSIDNSNMQQDLQSIFISPKHNKSVLKSTTGSASSLTKKKVIFDLTNNESIKSSSDDVTDKEELNESNWNSSSMFDKQKHLSQSEDYKGSSNIVLRTAQSDKIAEISKKLEAQLNMVRQKPVGSIETIFSSTYMQNKENQIKSNEQINSASINSLLVNPFQASVTNPKETNDSLPQPAPRNLRDEMPNTLHAESISEISDLDSDIDQILKLE; this is translated from the exons ATGAATAGGCATCAACAGCTTGTAAATACAGTAATGGCATTTTCATTTCGTATTGGCACCAAATGGTGTCATGATTTTCCAAAATTAGCAAAAGAATCtggattttatttcaatatgcaTAGATCCAGAACACGCATAGATTGGAATCGTATAA GTAACATAGATATAGATCGAATTATAAGAGAAAGAGATTTCCATTCCATTgatgataatataaataatgtaatagatTATTGTTTAGAAAGTGAATACGATGTTAAAATCTTAGATCCCAACTTTGTAAAACTCTTTTGTCTTGCACAGTTAGcagttgaatatttattatattgtaaacaATATTTAGATCATAGTGTAATTATACTAAAAGATGAACTAAGatcaaaaattgaagaaaatgttaaattgaaaaaagagatAACTGCTTTAGAAGAAGTAGTGAAACATATGAAAGAGAAA tgTCCACATTGTCCAAAATCTTTTATATCTCCTATGTTTGTAAGTGCACATATTATACGTCGTCATGCTTATGCATCAGAGTTATACATGTCTGCTTCTCCCATACATGAGCACTATCGCAGTGAAACTGAGAAGTTGcataatgaaataaagaatttaaaagaaagattaaatgaaacagaaaaggTGATAAGAAACGAGTCTGAAAGGATTccagagaaaaaaatattaagttataatagAAGACAAGCTGAgagtgaaaatgaaaattttagatACAATAGTAACAAATCTAAAGAACATTCAGAGTATAAAGAATatcaagaagaaataaaaaatttgaagacCATGCTTTTTGATgaaatacat AATTTAAGGCAAAAGGAAAAAGTCATGCATGAACACACATCTGAAACAAACGTCCAAACATTAATAAATCAGCaagagaaagaatttcaaaagcTAAAGAATCAATTACTTGACAAG CTTACTCCAGACATAGAGAGTATGCATGCAAAATTACAATCTCAggaaaattattggaaatcaAAAATAGAACATTTGGAGAATCGGCATCAAAAAGATGTTGAGAGGCTTATcacagaattaaaattaacacaAAGTGCAGCTGATGATATGAAAGCCAAGTATGAAGCAAAAGTTAACGATTTTGAACGTCAAACTGCGAATCAGTTGGATATCTTATTGAAACAAAGCAAACAGTTACAATCTCTATCACAGGAAATAAATGTTTCAcaattgaatgaaaaaaataaagatttcgAAAATAATTCACTGAAAAGACGTAGTCCACCTATAATATTAGACAaacttaatgaaattttaaaagcaTCAGATAAAACTAATTCAAAACAGAATGGCACAAATACAAAAACTGAGCAAATTGCTGTTGGAAATAGTGCGATAGACACTACAATAAGTTCAAGTTTATCAAGTAAAGTGCTTCCATTAACAGTAGAAAATACTCATTTAAAGAAAGTTTCGAATTCCAGAAACAAATCCACTAtgcatgaaaataaaagaaatgttaagcaaaaagatataaaaaatacaaataatacaatatttgaTCCTGTGAAAACTATTGAAAAGGATTTAGAGTATTACAGTTCAAGTAATATTTCAGACACAGAAATTCCAATGCCTGAAAAAGGAAATGATTATGAACACACAAAATATAATCacgtaattataaaaagtGACGAACCTGGCACAAGTAACCTGcaggatatttttaataaaagcgTATCCAACGAGTTTTTATCTGacattaaaaatacgaaaatatcaGAATCCTTAGAGGACAATGTATCATTTGCATCAAATTCAGAATCATTTGTTTCTGACTCAAGCACAGAAAGTGTTACTGCAATTCACAATAACTCCCCATTTCATGAACATAAAACACATTTACCTAAAAAAATGACAGGACATAgttcattttataaaagattaCAAACTAGTTTAATGGAAACTTTTGAACAGAAATTAAGAGATTTAGGAGTAGATCCAGAATGGCAAGGAATACCAAAAGCAACATTCAAACagaaaatagatattttaaagCATCATCACAAATTAACTGCAAAA AAGACTCCAAAATATCATCAGATTAAATTAAGGATAATTGAAGAAgttcttaataaaatatctaagaagaaaaaggttactaaaaatgtgaaacaaattaaaaactcACCTCTACATAAACCAATAATCACTGTCAAATCAATGGTTGCGAAAGACCTTAATCATCAACATGATTctg gCCAAGCAACAAcatcaaataaatttcattctataCCAGAAGATAAGGATTTTGCTAGAAATATACTCGAAAATGAATCAATGCCTGCAAAAGCTACAAAAACTGCAAATTACCAaagtatagaaaaattattacaattttctcCCAATTCAAAATCTTCGGAAAATATACAACATACAACAAATTCTCAAGAGATTTCAATAAGAAGAGATTCTTTCAACAAAATGAAATCTTTATTTACTCTTGAAACTCTTAAGATAATACCAAATGATAAAGATTTAGCTAATAACAAATCTATTGAAAACAGTAGTATAGATAATTCAAATATGCAACAGGATTtacaaagtatttttatatctccAAAACATAATAAAAGTGTTTTAAAATCTACAACTGGTTCAGCAAGTAgtttgacaaaaaaaaaagttatttttgatttaactaataatgaaagtataaaatcaTCTTCCGATGATGTTACGGACAAAGAAGAGTTAAATGAGAGTAATTGGAATTCTTCGAG TATGTTTGACAAGCAAAAACATTTGTCTCAATCAGAAGATTATAAAGGTTCaagtaatattgtattaagGACTGCACAAAGTGATAAAATTGcggaaatatcaaaaaagcTTGAAGCACAG CTAAATATGGTAAGACAGAAGCCTGTAGGATCgattgaaacaatattttcttcaacaTACATGCAAAATAAAGAGAATCAAATTAAGAGCAACGAACAAATAAATTCTGCTAGTATAAATTCTCTTTTAGTAAATCCATTTCAAGCATCTGTAACAAATCCTAAAGAAACGAATGATTCGCTACCACAACCAGCACCGCGTAATTTAAGAGATGAAATGCCTAATACCTTACATGCAGAATCTATATCAGAAATATCAGATTTAGATTCTGATATAgatcaaattttaaaattagaataa